From Camelina sativa cultivar DH55 chromosome 20, Cs, whole genome shotgun sequence, the proteins below share one genomic window:
- the LOC104770994 gene encoding uncharacterized protein LOC104770994 gives MTQKFDSEAQMTQKLDSEAQMTQKLDSAVDGDEENLPQEGDDEENLPQEGDDEVNLPQEGENLNDGLDKEEDHVPEGVSPNDGDDEKEDKQNPQDEGPSFDLKCFSSPEEKKRKLDKKDKIVIPRKKQRVDGDGEKQKDDGEGEKHVPRRSNRLTTPSFSTITPYKAPRNPATSAIHPMFNPFLSPSFNDIEELNSWKSSNIRTGVITDTEPLTSHWIHLLGRPEKKLQETHIDAALGLLWLRRNKDPIYFHNKRLPKSTFVRPDFFSNLKAGYFSFKEDKFKSQHVFPKEVTDIVSGKLPSVCHPTEKWQDLEGVYGIAYNSKYKQYIGMEISFKSRKITVFDCRTHESKGDLVETHVKPIAEMIPYLLRTERNRGTVDLSPFKVLCPKKFFRRIKSEANCGLFILKMVECHSMGVEEMMSKLQEEVSEDIRAKLCFDIYHDIILKKIEMFRG, from the exons ATGACCCAGAAGTTTGATTCAGAAGCTCAGATGACCCAGAAGCTCGATTCAGAAGCTCAGATGACCCAGAAACTCGATTCAGCTGTTGAT GGTGATGAGGAGAACCTTCCTCaggaaggtgatgatgaagagaaccttcctcaggaaggtgatgatgaagtgAACCTTCCTCAGGAAGGTGAGAATCTAAATGATGGTcttgataaagaagaagatcatgtaCCAGAAGGAGTGAGCCcaaatgatggtgatgatgaaaaagaagacaaacagaATCCACAAGATGAAGGACCATCATTTGatcttaaatgttttagttCACCTGAG gaaaaaaagagaaagctggataagaaagataaaattgttattccaagaaagaagcaaagagttgatggtgatggtgagaaGCAAAAAGATGATGGTGAAGGTGAGAAGCATGTTCCAAGGCGAAGCAATCGGCTCACAACTCCATCATTTTCAACCATTACTCCATATAAAGCACCAAGAAACCCTGCCACATCTGCTATTCATCCAATGTTCAACCCTTTCCTGTCTCCATCTTTCAATGATATTGAAGAATTAAATTCTTGGAAGAGCTCAAATATCAGAACAGG GGTAATAACGGATACAGAACCATTAACCTCACATTGGATACATTTGCTGGGAAGACCAGAGAAGAAATTGCAAGAAACG cATATTGATGCAGCTTTGGGATTACTTTGGTTGAGAAGAAACAAGGATCCCATTTATTTTCACAACAAGAGACTTCCGAAATCAACCTTTGTGAGGCCAGActtcttttcaaatttgaaagCTGGATACTTCAGTTTCAAGGAGGATAAGTTTAAATCACAACACGTGTTTCCAAAAGAAGTCACTGATATTGTGAGTGGGAAGTTGCCTTCGGTTTGTCATCCTACTGAGAAGTGGCAGGATCTCGAGGGAGTTTATGGTATTGCCTATAACTCTAAATACAAACAGTACATTGGTATGGAAATAAGCTTCAAGTCCAGGAAGATTACTGTTTTTGATTGTCGAACTCATGAGAGTAAAGGTGACTTGGTGGAAACTCATGTTAAGCCAATTGCAG AGATGATACCTTATCTCTTACGCactgaaagaaacagaggaacagTTGATCTGTCTCCATTTAAAGTCTTATGCCCTAAGAAGTTCTTTCGTCGCATTAAGAGTGAAGCAAACTGTGGATTATTCATCCTCAAAATGGTGGAATGCCACTCAATGGGCGTAGAAGAGATGATGAGTAAGCTTCAAGAAGAGGTTTCAGAAGATATTAGAGCCAAGTTATGTTTTGATATCTATCATGATATCATTCTTAAGAAGATTGAGATGTTTAGAggttga
- the LOC104772582 gene encoding uncharacterized protein LOC104772582 isoform X2, whose product MGDSFPIDIKLPELCFNIGEEPRSDVKINQFPNYDAVIQVKSILSVAEYERIKNSFLGPILKVINRGLMMSGKMVHCFLSRSLKVSKDNELWMHFGGQPMRFSIREFHMVTGLKCTEWGANEDQRQNRYDWANTEDAHTYEDLLDILQETNPEASDERFSLAMVILIESIFFQRYKGNKLPAKNLKRAQHLDVLANYLWGKDAYNILIKSVKKNVKLNLMKHKYDLHGYPLALHLWILESVPMLKSSFSTLSVIERPSAYLCEKYTRTVNPSIAQVENIEASNHLKVIHILPSIPDDTEDTVFLEDTPDQDLSMLTDVLNKGYKLTLEDWRKRALDVGAVMEDIARNSYQLRNKETLKPSSSGESLMEKLDKLYNMVTDGFRDINCRLSKIEESLRNYKPTNTDDQEQHQDSGMSPVASSPITNPTFPCSPSAEQSTDNVTQVSDSQIPTESGDGIRPTNNSPTEQYTSETQIPKECGDGIRPSNRSTTEQKTVHVALTSETQITKEQSLIDCVQLLQEVEVRCENKGSKGIVRAIHDTGISVLMDKSKKEEFFGKEQILFFHRENEGELNQKEKEGEPNPEVLTAEVNLMILRTF is encoded by the exons ATGGGTGATTCTTTCCCTATAGATATAAAGCTTCCTGAACTTTGTTTCAACATTGGAGAGGAACCAAGATCAGATGTGAAGATAAACCAGTTTCCAAACTACGATGCTGTCATACAAGTAAAAAGCATCCTCTCAGTTGCGGAGTATGAGAGGATCAAGAATTCGTTCCTGGGACCTATTTTGAAGGTTATCAACAGAGGACTGATGATGTCTGGGAAGATGGTGCACTGTTTTCTGAGCAGGAGTTTAAAGGTATCAAAGGATAATGAACTATGGATGCATTTTGGAGGACAACCAATGAGATTCTCAATAAGAGAATTTCATATGGTCACTGGATTGAAATGCACTGAATGGGGAGCTAATGAAGATCAACGGCAGAATCGCTATGACTGGGCTAACACTGAAGATGCTCACACATATGAAGATCTTTTGGATATTCTACAAGAAACTAATCCAGAGGCATCAGATGAAAGATTCTCTCTTGCGATGGTGATCCTTATCGAAAGCATCTTCTTTCAGAGGTACAAAGGTAACAAGCTTCCTGCAAAAAACCTTAAGAGAGCTCAGCATCTGGATGTCTTGGCTAATTATCTGTGGGGGAAAGATGCTTATAATATTCTGATTAAGTCAGTAAAGAAGAATGTCAAATTAAATCTGATGAAGCATAAATATGACTTACATGGATATCCGTTGGCACTGCACTTGTGGATTCTAGAGTCTGTTCCTATGTTAAAGTCATCTTTCAGCACATTGAGTGTAATTGAGCGACCATCAGCATATCTCTGTGAAAAATACACACGTACAGTTAATCCATCGATTGCTCAAGTGGAGAACATTGAAGCATCAAACCAT CTCAAGGTTATTCACATATTACCATCGATACCCGATGATACAGAAGATACAGTCTTCTTGGAAGACACTCCTGATCAAGATTTGAGTATGTTAACAGATGTACTGAACAAGGGATACAAATTGACACTTGAAGACTGGAGAAAAAGAGCATTAGATGTTGGTGCAGTGATGGAAGATATTGCTAGGAATTCTTACCAGTTACGTAACAAGGAGACACTAAAGCCATCCTCTTCTGGAGAGTCACTAATGGAGAAGCTAGATAAACTTTACAACATGGTTACGGATGGGTTCAGAGATATCAATTGCCGGTTATCGAAAATAGAGGAGAGTCTGAGAAATTATAAACCTACCAATACAGACGATCag gAGCAACACCAAGATAGTGGAATGTCTCCAGTTGCCAGTTCTCCAATTACCAACCCTACATTCCCCTGTTCTCCAAGCGCTGAACAAAGTACAGATAATGTGACTCAAGTTTCTGACTCTCAGATTCCTACGGag AGTGGTGATGGGATCCGTCCAACTAACAATTCTCCCACTGAACAATATACATCTGAGACTCAGATTCCTAAGGAG TGTGGTGATGGGATCCGACCATCTAACAGGTCTACCACTGAACAAAAAACAGTGCATGTGGCTCTGACTTCTGAGACTCAGATTACTAAGGAG CAATCATTGATTGACTGTGTACAATTGCTGCAAGAAGTTGAAGTTAGGTGTGAGAACAAAGGGAGCAAAGGAATAGTGCGAGCAATTCATGATACAGGAATCAGTGTTTTAATggacaaatcaaagaaagaagaattttttggaaaagaacAAATACTGTTTTTCCATAGAGAGAATGAAGGTGAACTAAATCAGAAAGAGAAGGAAGGTGAACCAAATCCAGAAGTTTTAACTGCTGAGGTAAATTTAATGATTCttagaactttttaa
- the LOC104772582 gene encoding uncharacterized protein LOC104772582 isoform X1 yields MGDSFPIDIKLPELCFNIGEEPRSDVKINQFPNYDAVIQVKSILSVAEYERIKNSFLGPILKVINRGLMMSGKMVHCFLSRSLKVSKDNELWMHFGGQPMRFSIREFHMVTGLKCTEWGANEDQRQNRYDWANTEDAHTYEDLLDILQETNPEASDERFSLAMVILIESIFFQRYKGNKLPAKNLKRAQHLDVLANYLWGKDAYNILIKSVKKNVKLNLMKHKYDLHGYPLALHLWILESVPMLKSSFSTLSVIERPSAYLCEKYTRTVNPSIAQVENIEASNHLKVIHILPSIPDDTEDTVFLEDTPDQDLSMLTDVLNKGYKLTLEDWRKRALDVGAVMEDIARNSYQLRNKETLKPSSSGESLMEKLDKLYNMVTDGFRDINCRLSKIEESLRNYKPTNTDDQEQHQDSGMSPVASSPITNPTFPCSPSAEQSTDNVTQVSDSQIPTESGDGIHPTNNSPTEQYTCDFQIPTESGDGIRPTNNSPTEQYTSETQIPKECGDGIRPSNRSTTEQKTVHVALTSETQITKEQSLIDCVQLLQEVEVRCENKGSKGIVRAIHDTGISVLMDKSKKEEFFGKEQILFFHRENEGELNQKEKEGEPNPEVLTAEVNLMILRTF; encoded by the exons ATGGGTGATTCTTTCCCTATAGATATAAAGCTTCCTGAACTTTGTTTCAACATTGGAGAGGAACCAAGATCAGATGTGAAGATAAACCAGTTTCCAAACTACGATGCTGTCATACAAGTAAAAAGCATCCTCTCAGTTGCGGAGTATGAGAGGATCAAGAATTCGTTCCTGGGACCTATTTTGAAGGTTATCAACAGAGGACTGATGATGTCTGGGAAGATGGTGCACTGTTTTCTGAGCAGGAGTTTAAAGGTATCAAAGGATAATGAACTATGGATGCATTTTGGAGGACAACCAATGAGATTCTCAATAAGAGAATTTCATATGGTCACTGGATTGAAATGCACTGAATGGGGAGCTAATGAAGATCAACGGCAGAATCGCTATGACTGGGCTAACACTGAAGATGCTCACACATATGAAGATCTTTTGGATATTCTACAAGAAACTAATCCAGAGGCATCAGATGAAAGATTCTCTCTTGCGATGGTGATCCTTATCGAAAGCATCTTCTTTCAGAGGTACAAAGGTAACAAGCTTCCTGCAAAAAACCTTAAGAGAGCTCAGCATCTGGATGTCTTGGCTAATTATCTGTGGGGGAAAGATGCTTATAATATTCTGATTAAGTCAGTAAAGAAGAATGTCAAATTAAATCTGATGAAGCATAAATATGACTTACATGGATATCCGTTGGCACTGCACTTGTGGATTCTAGAGTCTGTTCCTATGTTAAAGTCATCTTTCAGCACATTGAGTGTAATTGAGCGACCATCAGCATATCTCTGTGAAAAATACACACGTACAGTTAATCCATCGATTGCTCAAGTGGAGAACATTGAAGCATCAAACCAT CTCAAGGTTATTCACATATTACCATCGATACCCGATGATACAGAAGATACAGTCTTCTTGGAAGACACTCCTGATCAAGATTTGAGTATGTTAACAGATGTACTGAACAAGGGATACAAATTGACACTTGAAGACTGGAGAAAAAGAGCATTAGATGTTGGTGCAGTGATGGAAGATATTGCTAGGAATTCTTACCAGTTACGTAACAAGGAGACACTAAAGCCATCCTCTTCTGGAGAGTCACTAATGGAGAAGCTAGATAAACTTTACAACATGGTTACGGATGGGTTCAGAGATATCAATTGCCGGTTATCGAAAATAGAGGAGAGTCTGAGAAATTATAAACCTACCAATACAGACGATCag gAGCAACACCAAGATAGTGGAATGTCTCCAGTTGCCAGTTCTCCAATTACCAACCCTACATTCCCCTGTTCTCCAAGCGCTGAACAAAGTACAGATAATGTGACTCAAGTTTCTGACTCTCAGATTCCTACGGag AGTGGTGATGGGATCCATCCGACTAACAATTCTCCCACTGAACAATATACATGTGACTTTCAGATTCCTACGGag AGTGGTGATGGGATCCGTCCAACTAACAATTCTCCCACTGAACAATATACATCTGAGACTCAGATTCCTAAGGAG TGTGGTGATGGGATCCGACCATCTAACAGGTCTACCACTGAACAAAAAACAGTGCATGTGGCTCTGACTTCTGAGACTCAGATTACTAAGGAG CAATCATTGATTGACTGTGTACAATTGCTGCAAGAAGTTGAAGTTAGGTGTGAGAACAAAGGGAGCAAAGGAATAGTGCGAGCAATTCATGATACAGGAATCAGTGTTTTAATggacaaatcaaagaaagaagaattttttggaaaagaacAAATACTGTTTTTCCATAGAGAGAATGAAGGTGAACTAAATCAGAAAGAGAAGGAAGGTGAACCAAATCCAGAAGTTTTAACTGCTGAGGTAAATTTAATGATTCttagaactttttaa